The nucleotide window TTTTATCTGCAAACCAGCCTACGACAGGCTGCATAATGGATGCGGTAAAGTTAATAGCAAATGAGATCCATCCGATCTGAGTATACGTGAGGTGCATGGAATCTTTTAGAATCGGAAAAATGGCTGGAATAACTGACTGGATCGAATCATTGAAGAGATGAACCAGACTGATGGCAATAAGTATCCGGTAAACAGTGCTTTGGGCATCCGATCCGGGTGGGGCTTTCGAACGCGCTGCGGCGTCCTTGGTTAATGTGGATTGAGTAGACATGTACAATTCTCCTTTGGTCGCGGTCACGAGGGATCAGCGCCTGATGTTGTAATATATGCGTGTAAGCATATTGTTACATAATAGGATAGATTGATTGGACCGACAAGGGGAACAAGGGAAAACGTTGTTGAATGCAACTCTATTTCTGAGGTGGTTATTTATAGCATTACATTTACAAAACAAACATATTACTTTAGCATCTACTGTAAGAAGACTCATATTTATGTGTAATAAGGATAGAGGAGGAATGGATGTGAAATCCTTATCACCTTATGAATCCGCCAAACGTGAGTTAGTGATGACTATTTTGTATATGGCTGTAATAACGTTTCAGGCTATCTATGTTGCACCGAAATCTCCATCTGTTGCTATCGTCATATTTATCATTTTTCAATCGATTGGTGTGCTGATGTTGCGACATTACATTAAAAAAGTCAAAGAACTAAAGGAAGATCAATCTACTTGAGTTTCAATGCGATCCCATTGTATCGAGAGATTGAGGTTCTACGGGTTTAAACTAAACAAAGAAAAAGCCGGACTTCTTCAGATTTTGAAGAGTTCGGCTTTTCTGTGTCCTATAATTTATTATAGCAGAGTTGATTTACCCGCCAGTTTAACGATTATCAATCGTCTCCGGGTACATATCATGATTCATCATGCGGTGGTCGGCCATCTGTTCGTATTTCGTTCCCGGCTTACCATAGTTCGTATAAGGGTCAATGGAGATGCCGCCGCGCGGTGTGAATTTGCCCCATACTTCAATGAAGCGCGGGTCCATCAGCTTGATCAGGTCGTTCATGATGATATTCACACAATCCTCGTGGAAATCACCATGGTTGCGGAAGCTGAACAAGTACAGCTTGAGCGATTTGCTCTCCACCATTTTCACATCAGGAATGTAGCTGATATAGATCGTCGCAAAGTCCGGCTGACCCGTAATCGGGCACAGGCTAGTGAACTCCGGACAGTTGAATTTTACAAAATAATCGCGGTACGGATGCTTGTTATCAAAGTTCTCCAAGATTCCCGGATCATATTCAAACGTATATTTAACGTTCTGGTTGCCCAGCAACGTCACATCTTGCATCTCTTCAGGTTGTCTCATCGGTTCGTAAACGCTCCTTGTTTCCGTCAAAGCCAAAGCCTCGCGGTATATATGAATAGGCAATTTTTTTGCCTGTTGAATTCTTTTATTTTCTAAGGACGTGTTGTCCTCATCCTTACATCATGCCGCCCATTCCACCCATCAAACGCCGCGTTTGTTGCCCCATACCAGCGTATGAAGCTGTGGAAGCACACGAACATCATTCAGGTCATCGGAGGCACTGACTTGGTCGATCAGCCACTCATAACGAGCAAGCAGCGAGGACGCCAGATCTGGCGTATCAGCGGAAGTCACATCCGGGTTCCCGGTTTGTAAAAATAAATCCGTGCCCGGATACCGTGCATGTACACGACGGGCGTAGTCCAGGTCTGTCTCATCGAAGATCACGATCTTCAGACTGTGACTTCGTTCTACCGATCCAGCGGCCAGCCGTTCGATCAGATCATCCAGCACGGCCCAATCGGTGTCCATGCCGGAGCTTGGTGGCTTGGGCGAGACGGTGACTTCGTCAATGTTCGCCAGCCAAGGCTGCCAGCGGGAGCCCTGTGTCTCCACCGCAGTGCGGATGCCGTTCTCCCGCAGCAGGGCAACCAATCCGCCCAGCGAAGCGAGCAGGGCGGGATTACCGCCGGAGATGGTGACATGGGAGAAACGGGTGCCGCCAACGCGGCGCAATTCTTCCCATACATCCTCTGGCGTAATCATTCGAATCTGGTCCTTGCCGCTGCCGTCCCAGGTAAAGGCCGAGTCGCACCAGGAGCAGCGATAATCGCAGCCCGCGGTACGAACAAACATCGTTTTTTGCCCGATAACCATGCCTTCGCCCTGAACTGTCGGTCCAAAAATCTCCATCACGGGAATACGAGCTTCTTTGCGAGCTCCCGTCTCATTCACCTGTTGTGTCACACTACTCATCGATCATCCACTCCCGTCTCGCTTCCGCGTAACTGGTTGGTGTCTCGAAGAGTAGGACAAACTCCGTCCGCCCACCATCGGTCAGCCCGGCATAAGGCTCCGTCTGGAGCGCATGTTCCATCTGTTCGAACAGCCAAACGACCATATTTTCAGCCGTTGTATTCATTAAAGGAAGTGTCTCGTTGAGGTACTGATGATCCAGATATCCCTCAATCTGAGTTTTCCATATATCCTTGATATGTCCAAAATCAACCGTCAGCCCGGTTTCACCCGGATAACCGCTGATGCCAAAAATAACTTTATACGTATGACCGTGCAAGTTCTTGCACTTGCCTTCATAACAATGTAGATGATGTGCCGCGTCAAAAGTAAACTCTTTGCTGACGAGCACACGTTTGCGGTGATAGCGCAGCTGGGTGGGCAGAATATCTTCTCCGATGCGTTGCAAATGCTCTACAATACGGAACGTTCCGGGTTCTCTCATCGCACATCCGCTCCCGCAGATTCAGCAGCAGTACGCTGTTGCACATAGCGATCCAGTCCGGCTTTGCGCAGTTTGCAAGCAGGGCATTCTCCGCATCCATCGCCGATCACGCCGTTATAGCAGGTTAAGGTACGCTCGCGCACATAATCAAAGGCACCGAGATCATCGGCCATCTTCCACGTTTGGGCTTTATCCAGCCACATGAGCGGGGTATGAATGACAAATGGATAGTCCATCGACAGGTTAAGGGTCACATTCATCGATTTCACAAATGAATCCCGGCAATCCGGATATCCGCTGAAATCCGTCTCACATACACCTGTAACCAGGTGGCGTGCTCCTTTTTGCTTTGCCATAATGGCTGCAAAACTGAGGAACAGCAGATTCCGTCCATCCACAAAGGTACTCGGCAGTTCGCCTTCTTCATGGGTAATCTCCACATCTGTGCGAGTGAGTGCATTGGGTGCAAGCTGGTTTAACAGGCTCATATCCAGTACCGTTTGCTGTACGCCCAGATCACGTGC belongs to Paenibacillus sp. FSL H8-0079 and includes:
- the queF gene encoding preQ(1) synthase, which produces MRQPEEMQDVTLLGNQNVKYTFEYDPGILENFDNKHPYRDYFVKFNCPEFTSLCPITGQPDFATIYISYIPDVKMVESKSLKLYLFSFRNHGDFHEDCVNIIMNDLIKLMDPRFIEVWGKFTPRGGISIDPYTNYGKPGTKYEQMADHRMMNHDMYPETIDNR
- the queE gene encoding 7-carboxy-7-deazaguanine synthase QueE, with protein sequence MSSVTQQVNETGARKEARIPVMEIFGPTVQGEGMVIGQKTMFVRTAGCDYRCSWCDSAFTWDGSGKDQIRMITPEDVWEELRRVGGTRFSHVTISGGNPALLASLGGLVALLRENGIRTAVETQGSRWQPWLANIDEVTVSPKPPSSGMDTDWAVLDDLIERLAAGSVERSHSLKIVIFDETDLDYARRVHARYPGTDLFLQTGNPDVTSADTPDLASSLLARYEWLIDQVSASDDLNDVRVLPQLHTLVWGNKRGV
- the queD gene encoding 6-carboxytetrahydropterin synthase QueD; this translates as MREPGTFRIVEHLQRIGEDILPTQLRYHRKRVLVSKEFTFDAAHHLHCYEGKCKNLHGHTYKVIFGISGYPGETGLTVDFGHIKDIWKTQIEGYLDHQYLNETLPLMNTTAENMVVWLFEQMEHALQTEPYAGLTDGGRTEFVLLFETPTSYAEARREWMIDE
- the queC gene encoding 7-cyano-7-deazaguanine synthase QueC, which encodes MNEEKAVVVFSGGQDSTTCLFWAKQQFAEVEVVTFDYGQRHKLEIECAADIARDLGVQQTVLDMSLLNQLAPNALTRTDVEITHEEGELPSTFVDGRNLLFLSFAAIMAKQKGARHLVTGVCETDFSGYPDCRDSFVKSMNVTLNLSMDYPFVIHTPLMWLDKAQTWKMADDLGAFDYVRERTLTCYNGVIGDGCGECPACKLRKAGLDRYVQQRTAAESAGADVR